One window from the genome of Hippoglossus hippoglossus isolate fHipHip1 chromosome 10, fHipHip1.pri, whole genome shotgun sequence encodes:
- the rnf20 gene encoding E3 ubiquitin-protein ligase BRE1A, with amino-acid sequence MSGQKRPGDPGGPSSSGAPAEKRRERDGEDGGPGVSAAAGGSTAVETVIKLGGVSNSEEQDIKALQAKNRKLGEALDQRQVIEDELRERIERLETRQATDDASLLILNRYWNQFDENVQLITRRYDQASIEPEKSPGAEGRSLKPDTPEPDGDSNQERVKDRGHQGETSNSFLATLASSTSEEMEAELQVRVESSQKQANRVVEIYECLKRTVDQLKAEVDPGAEGSLWKAASTLNSLLSSENERLQQLSEDLKQKHSHMTSESRSLGRAANKADQRVSELQVLIEELQWDMEKIRRRENRLNAHLSEILERVNSKGYKVCGEASSVCGTITINKRKFEEMNSELEENRELADNRLTELQKLQQDLQTVHQENNNMKTELMSRAEGMVKETSEYRCLQSQFSVLYNESLILKGQLDETRARLNTTRTARLRQLEHMENDEVALQRKVRTEVFQLEDTLAQVRKEYEMLRIEFEQTLAANEQAGPINREMRHLISTLQTHNQQMKGEVVKYKIRLRETQAELNQVRASKGSAILQSQSSSEIDVKDETTSPSTPAISGEPAVKTEPDNGSSTPSSTGASVKTEPGVEPEATVKEEEKDEKKEREEKKEKDTVKKEEKDREREKEKEKERDRPTRSSGSSSSVIKEEKEKSGSSGQPEESAGERLSVVGGSKRKEMEQLKIVRAELKKAQESQREMKLLLDMYRSAPKEQRDKVQLMAAEKKSKSEGEELRQRLRELEERERREGKKMADEEALRKIRSVEEQIDILNKKLSIAKQEEDALLSEMDVTGQAFEDMQEQNIRLMQQLREKDDANFKLMSERIKSNQIHKLLKEEKEELADQLLTLKTQVDAQLQVVRKLEEKERLLQGTISTAERELALRTQALDMNKRKAQESALLSEEVRTQLEQVQQRLGLVREEVVENSISREKESFNARRAQEDISKLRRKIEKAKKPAEKISNGDDILNEEINDYKARLTCPCCNSRVKDAVLTKCFHVFCFECVKTRYDTRQRKCPKCNAAFGANDFHRIYIG; translated from the exons ATGTCGGGCCAGAAACGTCCCGGTGACCCGGGCGGCCCCTCGTCCTCCGGTGCGCCCGCAGAGAAGCGGAGGGAGCGGGACGGAGAGGACGGAGGTCCCGGTGTCAGCGCCGCGGCCGGGGGGAGCACCGCGGTGGAGACGGTCATCAAACTGGGAGGGGTGTCAAACTCT GAAGAACAAGACATCAAAGCTCTCCAGGCTAAGAACCGAAAGTTGGGAGAAGCCCTCGATCAAAGACAG GTGATTGAGGACGAGTTGCGAGAGAGGATCGAGAGGCTGGAGACCCGGCAGGCCACCGATGATGCCAGTCTGCTGATCCTCAATAGATACTGGAACCAG TTTGATGAAAACGTCCAACTGATCACCAGGCGTTATGACCAAGCCAGCATCGAACCTGAGAAATCCCCGGGGGCTGAGGGCCGGAGCCTGAAGCCAGATACTCCAGAACCTGATGGCGACTCCAACCAGGAGAGAGTTAAGGACAGAG GCCACCAGGGAGAGACATCCAACTCCTTCCTGGCCACGCTGGCGAGCAGCACCAGCGAGGAGATGGAAGCCGAGCTTCAGGTGAGAGTGGAGTCCAGCCAGAAACAGGCCAATCGTGTGGTGGAGATCTATGAGTGTCTGAAGCGCACTGTGGACCAACTGAAGGCAGAGGTGGACCCTGGAGCTG AGGGCAGTTTGTGGAAGGCAGCATCCACACTGAACTCCCTCCTGTCCAGTGAAAATGAGCGGCTACAACAGCTGTCTGAGGACCTCAAGCAAAAGCACAGTCACATGACGAGCGAG TCCCGCTCTCTGGGTCGTGCAGCTAACAAAGCAGACCAACGTGTTAGCGAGCTGCAGGTTCTGATCGAGGAGCTGCAGTGGGACATGGAGAAGATCCGCCGCCGGGAAAACCGCCTGAATGCACACCTGAGTGAAATACTGGAGAGG GTGAACAGCAAAGGCTACAAGGTATGTGGAGAGGCCAGTAGCGTATGTGGGACCATTACTATTAACAAGAGAAAG TTTGAGGAAATGAACAGCGAGTTGGAAGAGAACCGTGAGCTGGCAGACAACCgcctcactgagctgcagaagcTCCAGCAAGACTTGCAAACTGTTCACCAGGAGAACAACAACATGAAG ACGGAGCTGATGAGTCGAGCAGAGGGCATGGTGAAAGAGACTTCAGAGTATCGTTGTCTGCAGTCACAGTTTTCTGTTCTCTACAACGAGTCTCTAATCCTCAAGGGTCAATTAGACGAGACACGCGCTCGTCTCAACACTACCAGGACGGCACGCTTGCGACAGCTGGAGCACATGGag AATGATGAAGTGGCTCTGCAGAGGAAGGTTCGTACAGAGGTGTTTCAGCTGGAGGACACTCTGGCTCAGGTCAGGAAGGAGTACGAGATGTTGCGAATAGAATTTGAACAGACTCTTGCTGCCAATGAGCAAGCAG GTCCTATTAACAGGGAAATGCGGCACTTGATCAGCACACTGCAAACCCACAATCAGCAGATGAAGGGAGAGGTGGTGAAATACAAGATAAGACTGAGAGAGACACAAGCTGAACTCAACCAG GTCCGTGCCTCAAAGGGCAGCGCCATCCTCCAATCACAGTCAAGCTCAGAGATCGATGTTAAGGATGAGACGACCTCTCCTTCGACCCCAGCTATCTCTGGAGAACCTGCAGTCAAGACTGAGCCTGACAACGGCTCCTCGACACCCAGCAGCACCG GTGCCTCAGTGAAAACAGAGCCTGGCGTGGAACCAGAGGCAACagtaaaagaggaggagaaagacgagaagaaagagagggaggaaaagaaagaaaaggacactgtaaagaaagaagagaaagacagagaacgggagaaagagaaggaaaaggagagagataGGCCGACCCGCAGCagtgggagcagcagcagtgtgataaaggaagagaaggagaagtcCGGGAGCAGTGGCCAACCAGAAGAGTCAGCTGGGGAGCGTCTGTCTGTGGTCGGAGGGTCAAAGAGGAAGGAGATGGAGCAGCTGAAGATTGTCAGAGCAGAACTCAA GAAAGCCCAGGAGTCCCAGAGGgagatgaagctgctgctggacatgTACCGCTCAGCACCCAAAGAGCAGAGGGACAAAGTCCAGCTCATGGCTGCAGAGAAAAAGTCCAAGTCCGAG GGAGAGGAGCTGCGGCAGAGGCTaagggagctggaggagcgggagaggagggagggcaaGAAGATGGCAGATGAAGAGGCTCTGAGGAAGATCCGTTCTGTGGAGGAGCAGATCGACATCCTCAATAAGAAGCTCTCTATAGCCAAACAG gaggaggacgcACTGCTGAGTGAGATGGACGTGACAGGCCAGGCCTTCGAGGACATGCAGGAACAGAACATCCGGctgatgcagcagctcagagaaaAAGACGATGCCAACTTCAAGCTGATGAGCGAGCGGATCAAGTCCAACCAGATCCACAAGCTgttgaaagaggagaaggaggagctggCGGATCAGCTTCTCACCTTAAAAACTCAG GTCGATGCTCAGCTGCAGGTGGTGAGGAAGCTTGAGGAGAAGGAACGCCTCCTGCAGGGCACCATCAGCACTGCTGAGAGAGAGTTGGCACTTAGAACACAAGCCTTGGACATGAACAAACGCAAG GCTCAGGAATCTGCATTGCTGTCGGAGGAGGTGCGAACTCAGCTGGAGCAGGTTCAGCAGAGGCTCGGTTTGGTCAGAGAGGAGGTGGTTGAGAACAGTATCTCCAGGGAGAAAGAGTCCTTTAATGCTCGACGAGCACAG GAGGACATCTCCAAACTTAGGAGAAAGATTGAAAAGGCCAAGAAACCAGCTGAGAAAATAAGCAATGGCGACGACATcttaaatgaagaaattaatGATTACAAG GCACGTCTAACATGTCCGTGCTGCAACTCCCGGGTGAAGGACGCTGTACTGACTAAGTGCTTCCACGTCTTCTGCTTCGAGTGCGTCAAAACACGCTACGACACACGCCAGAGGAAGTGCCCCAAATGCAACGCCGCCTTCGGAGCCAACGACTTCCATCGCATTTACATCGGCTAA
- the aldob gene encoding fructose-bisphosphate aldolase B, translated as MTHQFPSLSPEQKKELSEIAQRIVAPGKGILAADESTGTMGNRLQKINVENNEEHRRYFRDLLFSTVDSNCVGGIIFFHETLYQKADSGKLFPQVIKDKGIVVGIKVDKGTAGLNGTDGETTTQGLDGLSERCAQYKKDGCDFAKWRCVLKISDGCPSALAIAENANVLARYASICQQNGLVPIVEPEILPDGDHDLKRCQYVSEKVLAAVYKALSDHHVYLEGTLLKPNMVTAGHSCTIKYTPQQVAMATVTALRRTVPAAVPGICFLSGGQSEEEASLNLNAINQVPLHRPWKLTFSYGRALQASALAAWEGKAANKAASQEAFSTRAKINGLAAKGEYKPTGSADAASMQSLHMASYVY; from the exons ATGACTCATCAgttcccatccctctctccgGAGCAGAAGAAGGAGCTCTCTGAGATTGCTCAGAGGATCGTGGCTCCAGGAAAGGGGATCCTGGCAGCAGATGAATCAACGG GAACCATGGGAAACCGCCTCCAGAAGATCAACGTGGAGAACAACGAGGAGCACCGCCGCTACTTCCGCGACCTTCTCTTCTCCACCGTTGACTCCAACTGCGTGGGTGGGATCATCTTCTTCCACGAGACGCTCTACCAGAAGGCGGACAGCGGCAAGCTCTTCCCCCAAGTCATCAAGGACAAAGGCATCGTTGTTGGCATCAAG GTGGACAAAGGCACAGCTGGTCTGAATGGAACCGATGGAGAGACCACCACACAAG GTCTTGACGGCCTCTCGGAGCGCTGCGCCCAGTACAAGAAGGACGGTTGCGACTTCGCCAAGTGGAGGTGCGTGCTGAAGATCTCTGATGGCTGCCCATCAGCTCTCGCCATCGCAGAGAACGCCAATGTCTTGGCCAGATATGCCAGCATCTGccaacag AATGGCCTGGTGCCCATTGTGGAGCCAGAGATTCTGCCCGACGGAGACCATGACCTGAAGCGCTGCCAGTATGTCTCAGAAAAG GTGCTGGCTGCTGTTTACAAGGCTCTGTCTGATCACCATGTGTACCTGGAGGGCACTCTGCTGAAGCCCAACATGGTCACCGCTGGACATTCCTGCACCATTAAGTACACCCCTCAGCAGGTTGCCATGGCTACAGTGACTGCTCTGAGGCGCACTGTCCCTGCTGCCGTGCCAG GCATTTGCTTCCTGTCTGGAGgccagagtgaggaggaggcgtCTCTCAACCTGAACGCCATCAACCAGGTGCCCCTCCACCGCCCCTGGAAGCTGACCTTCTCTTACGGCCGTGCACTCCAGGCCTCTGCTCTTGCAGCCTGGGAGGGCAAAGCTGCCAACAAGGCAGCCTCACAGGAAGCTTTCTCCACCAGGGCCAAG aTCAATGGCCTGGCTGCCAAAGGAGAGTACAAGCCCACCGGCTCAGCTGACGCAGCCTCCATGCAATCTCTGCACATGGCCAGCTATGTCTATTAA
- the LOC117769131 gene encoding membrane-spanning 4-domains subfamily A member 4D-like isoform X2 codes for MEGPEPTTRATATGQDGNQAADQKVLMTSKPLHRFIRKEPKALGIVILIFGCAEILMGFHLTSESVHTSGSFYIPFWQGILFLVSGKLSIYTEIHPSKKMVTVCLAMYVVSLLGAVISIGFRMYCLSHVGYLKYRARHALDQEWAQNRIEQLFGVEGLLFTSSLCAAGILIFLSSVARLALKSTNTQVIVRCTPAPAQSDATPN; via the exons ATGGAGGGCCCTGAGCCAACAACTAGAGCGACAGCAACAGGACAAGATGGGAACCAGGCGGCGGACCAGAAGGTGCTGATGACCAGCAAACCCCTGCATCGATTTATCCGGAAGGAGCCCAAGGCTCTTGGG ATTGTCATTCTGATCTTTGGCTGCGCAGAGATCCTGATGGGATTTCATCTGACCTCTGAAAGTGTGCACACCTCTGGTTCATTCTACATCCCCTTCTGGCAGGGAATTCTG tttcttgTCAGTGGAAAACTGTCTATCTACACCGAGATACATCCATCCAAGAAGATG GTGACCGTGTGTTTGGCCATGTATGTGGTTTCCCTCTTAGGGGCCGTAATCTCCATTGGTTTCAGGATGTACTGCTTATCCCATGTAGGCTACCTTAAATACAGGGCAAGACACGCACTGGACCAGGAATGGGCCCAAAACAGAATT GAACAGCTGTTTGGTGTTGAAGGCTTACTGTTCACGTCCTCTCTGTGTGCGGCAGGGATCCTCATCTTCTTGTCTTCTGTCGCACGTTTAGCACTGAAATCCACAAACACGCAG GTTATTGTCAGGTGCACCCCGGCGCCAGCACAGAGTGACGCAACACCGAACTAA
- the LOC117769131 gene encoding uncharacterized protein LOC117769131 isoform X1, with the protein MKKKRKSLRFPHFLFPPSAFSSRYLSHSSSALQLKQDTAYIVLLAMEGPEPTTRATATGQDGNQAADQKVLMTSKPLHRFIRKEPKALGIVILIFGCAEILMGFHLTSESVHTSGSFYIPFWQGILFLVSGKLSIYTEIHPSKKMVTVCLAMYVVSLLGAVISIGFRMYCLSHVGYLKYRARHALDQEWAQNRIEQLFGVEGLLFTSSLCAAGILIFLSSVARLALKSTNTQVIVRCTPAPAQSDATPN; encoded by the exons atgaagaaaaaaagaaaaagtctcagatttcctcacttcctctttccacCCTCAGCATTCTCTTCCCGTTATCTttcacactcctcctctgcatTACAACTAAAACAAG ACACAGCGTATATAGTTTTACTGGCAATGGAGGGCCCTGAGCCAACAACTAGAGCGACAGCAACAGGACAAGATGGGAACCAGGCGGCGGACCAGAAGGTGCTGATGACCAGCAAACCCCTGCATCGATTTATCCGGAAGGAGCCCAAGGCTCTTGGG ATTGTCATTCTGATCTTTGGCTGCGCAGAGATCCTGATGGGATTTCATCTGACCTCTGAAAGTGTGCACACCTCTGGTTCATTCTACATCCCCTTCTGGCAGGGAATTCTG tttcttgTCAGTGGAAAACTGTCTATCTACACCGAGATACATCCATCCAAGAAGATG GTGACCGTGTGTTTGGCCATGTATGTGGTTTCCCTCTTAGGGGCCGTAATCTCCATTGGTTTCAGGATGTACTGCTTATCCCATGTAGGCTACCTTAAATACAGGGCAAGACACGCACTGGACCAGGAATGGGCCCAAAACAGAATT GAACAGCTGTTTGGTGTTGAAGGCTTACTGTTCACGTCCTCTCTGTGTGCGGCAGGGATCCTCATCTTCTTGTCTTCTGTCGCACGTTTAGCACTGAAATCCACAAACACGCAG GTTATTGTCAGGTGCACCCCGGCGCCAGCACAGAGTGACGCAACACCGAACTAA